A window of Patescibacteria group bacterium contains these coding sequences:
- a CDS encoding LemA family protein, translating to MPYLIWIPALVVVALLAWLILSYNGLIQGRNRVDEAWSDIEVQMKRRYDLIPNLVETVKAYAKHEDSVFTKVTQARSAAMNAKTPAEHAQAENMLTGTLKSLFAVAEAYPALQAAGNFLDLQQNLTDAEDKIQSARRFFNGNARDYNTSLQSFPTNLIASAFGFRKREFYDAPDVAMETPAVKF from the coding sequence ATGCCTTACCTCATTTGGATCCCCGCCCTCGTCGTCGTCGCCCTGCTCGCCTGGCTCATCCTCTCCTATAACGGCCTCATCCAGGGCCGAAACCGGGTGGACGAAGCCTGGTCGGACATCGAGGTGCAGATGAAGCGCCGCTACGACCTCATCCCGAACCTGGTCGAGACCGTGAAAGCGTACGCCAAGCATGAGGACAGCGTGTTCACCAAGGTCACGCAAGCGCGCTCGGCCGCGATGAACGCCAAGACCCCGGCCGAACATGCGCAGGCCGAGAACATGCTTACCGGCACGCTCAAGTCGCTCTTCGCCGTGGCCGAGGCCTACCCGGCGCTCCAGGCCGCCGGCAACTTCCTTGACCTGCAGCAGAACCTCACCGATGCCGAGGACAAGATCCAGTCGGCCCGCCGCTTCTTCAACGGCAACGCGCGCGACTACAACACCTCCCTCCAGTCGTTCCCCACCAATCTCATCGCGAGCGCCTTCGGCTTCAGGAAGCGCGAGTTCTACGACGCGCCGGACGTGGCCATGGAAACGCCGGCGGTGAAATTCTAG
- a CDS encoding zinc metalloprotease HtpX: MYSEISSNKRATVLLISLYAAILIALGWVAGEYFGDPSTGIVIATVVSTMMTLVGYFAGDRISLASAGAKEVTKREAQELVMIVENLAITAGLPTPRVFVIDDPSPNAFATGRDPAHASVAVTTGLLRRLDRAELEGVLAHELSHIGNYDIRVMTLVVVLVGVVMLLSDMLTRALFHGRDRDAPAALALVGLALAILSPLFAELIKLAVSRKREYLADASGAMLTRHPDGLARALEKIAADDLPLQRANHATAHLFLANPFDPHVTKKFERWFSTHPPIEERIKRLRTMGN, translated from the coding sequence ATGTACTCCGAAATTTCCTCCAACAAGCGCGCCACCGTCCTGCTCATTTCCCTCTATGCGGCCATCCTCATCGCGCTCGGATGGGTGGCCGGGGAATATTTCGGCGACCCGTCCACGGGCATCGTGATCGCGACCGTGGTCTCGACCATGATGACGCTCGTGGGCTATTTCGCCGGCGACAGGATCTCGCTCGCCTCCGCGGGCGCCAAGGAGGTGACCAAGCGCGAGGCGCAGGAGCTCGTGATGATCGTCGAGAATCTCGCCATCACCGCGGGACTGCCCACGCCCAGGGTGTTCGTGATCGATGATCCCTCCCCCAACGCCTTTGCCACGGGACGCGACCCGGCTCATGCGTCGGTGGCCGTAACGACCGGGCTGCTGCGACGGCTCGATCGCGCCGAGCTCGAAGGCGTGCTCGCGCATGAGCTTTCCCACATCGGCAACTATGACATCCGCGTGATGACGCTCGTGGTGGTGCTCGTGGGCGTGGTCATGCTCCTTTCCGACATGCTCACGCGCGCGCTGTTCCACGGCCGCGACCGCGACGCGCCGGCGGCGCTCGCCCTCGTAGGCCTCGCGCTCGCCATCCTCTCCCCGCTCTTCGCCGAGCTCATCAAGCTCGCCGTGAGCCGCAAGCGCGAATACCTGGCCGACGCCTCGGGCGCGATGCTCACCCGCCATCCCGACGGCCTCGCCCGCGCGCTCGAAAAGATCGCCGCGGACGACCTGCCGCTCCAGCGAGCGAACCACGCCACGGCCCACCTGTTCCTGGCGAACCCCTTCGACCCGCACGTGACGAAGAAATTCGAACGATGGTTTTCCACGCATCCGCCGATAGAAGAGAGGATCAAGCGGCTGAGGACGATGGGAAACTAG
- a CDS encoding ATP-dependent Clp protease ATP-binding subunit yields the protein MKDITEKFTTHLKNVLTRALVFVVERGNQTVKPEHLLWALGTQKGCIGGELLGRVKVPPEKLRDLVGATGTEGTETAPGAFALKLSESAKRILEKAVLTANVYNHRYIGTEHLLSAILQLKEPALERFFVAERTDLDELRREVTVVLKGSASFPEMMGAVPAAVPETSQEPAAPQEGGESKGRKTPALEYFGRDLTSREVQERIDPVIGRETEIQRMMEILCRRTKNNPLLLGEPGVGKTAIVEGFAKRVMEGDVPPVLRGKRIVSLDLSAVVAGTMYRGEFEGRLRQIMDEARQNPDIILFVDEIHGLVGAGSATGSMDAGNILKPALARGEIRCIGATTSAEYKKHFETDPALERRFGGIRVEEPSPERALAIVLGVLPQYEAFHGVRIAPHAAEAAVRLSVRYLNDRRLPDKAIDLIDEACAGKRVSAPEPGAAEARRLIRARLDAVADEKRTAVVEERFDDAMALKDEEEALRSGLKREEAARGPVLVVDEEDIARVIARSTGIPAADLVEDERAQLLALESTLTERVIGQERCVQAVAQALRRAKAGLSARERPLASFLFLGPSGVGKTELAKAIAQSAFGDERSLIRLDMSEYSEAFTMSKLVGSPAGYVGYREGAKLTDGVKARPYGVVLFDEIEKAHKDVQNLLLQILEEGELADATGRKVSFRHSVIVLTSNVGLERFGRSGMGFVSGEEDARATLEADLKAELNERFRPELVNRIDRVCVFEPLGRDVLARIALRELTKAVVRATERGIALSIGAGVAERLAELSDPKVGARDVRRLVQEAVESKLADRLLSGKSPKRLTVTVKGRDIALTESRRA from the coding sequence ATGAAAGACATCACCGAAAAATTCACGACCCACCTCAAGAACGTCCTCACGCGGGCGCTCGTGTTCGTGGTGGAGCGCGGGAACCAGACGGTGAAGCCGGAGCACCTCCTGTGGGCGCTCGGCACGCAGAAAGGGTGCATCGGCGGGGAGCTGCTCGGCCGCGTGAAGGTGCCGCCCGAGAAGCTGCGCGACCTGGTGGGCGCGACGGGAACCGAAGGGACCGAGACGGCTCCGGGCGCCTTCGCGCTCAAGCTCTCCGAGAGCGCAAAGCGCATCCTCGAAAAAGCGGTACTGACCGCCAACGTGTACAACCACCGCTACATCGGCACCGAGCACCTGCTCTCGGCCATCCTCCAGCTCAAGGAGCCGGCGCTCGAGAGGTTCTTCGTCGCGGAACGCACCGACCTGGATGAGCTGCGCCGGGAGGTGACCGTGGTCCTCAAGGGATCCGCCTCGTTCCCCGAGATGATGGGCGCCGTCCCCGCGGCCGTGCCCGAGACGAGCCAGGAACCGGCGGCCCCGCAGGAGGGCGGCGAGAGCAAGGGGAGGAAGACCCCGGCACTCGAATATTTCGGCCGGGACCTCACCAGCCGAGAGGTGCAGGAGCGCATCGACCCGGTGATCGGCCGCGAGACGGAGATCCAGCGCATGATGGAGATCCTGTGCCGTCGCACCAAGAACAATCCCCTCCTGCTGGGCGAACCGGGCGTTGGCAAGACCGCCATCGTGGAAGGGTTCGCCAAGCGCGTGATGGAAGGCGACGTTCCCCCGGTACTGCGCGGCAAGCGCATCGTGTCGCTCGACCTCTCCGCCGTGGTGGCCGGCACCATGTACCGCGGCGAGTTCGAAGGCCGCCTGCGCCAGATCATGGACGAGGCGCGCCAGAATCCCGACATCATCCTGTTCGTGGACGAAATCCACGGGCTGGTGGGCGCCGGATCGGCCACGGGATCCATGGACGCCGGCAACATCCTGAAGCCCGCGCTCGCGCGCGGCGAGATCCGCTGCATCGGCGCCACCACGAGCGCGGAATACAAGAAGCATTTCGAGACCGATCCCGCGCTCGAGCGCCGGTTCGGCGGCATCCGTGTGGAAGAGCCCTCCCCCGAACGCGCGCTCGCGATCGTGCTTGGCGTGCTCCCGCAGTATGAGGCGTTCCACGGGGTGCGCATCGCCCCGCACGCGGCCGAGGCCGCGGTGCGACTTTCGGTGCGCTATCTCAACGACCGCCGCCTGCCGGACAAGGCGATCGACCTCATCGACGAGGCGTGCGCGGGCAAGCGCGTGTCCGCTCCCGAACCCGGAGCGGCCGAGGCCCGGCGCCTCATCCGCGCGCGGCTCGACGCGGTGGCCGACGAGAAGCGTACGGCCGTCGTCGAGGAGCGTTTCGACGACGCCATGGCGCTCAAGGACGAGGAGGAGGCGCTGCGCTCCGGTCTCAAGCGCGAGGAAGCTGCGCGCGGCCCCGTGCTTGTCGTGGACGAAGAGGACATCGCGCGCGTGATCGCCCGCTCCACCGGAATCCCGGCCGCCGACCTGGTGGAAGACGAGCGTGCGCAGCTCCTGGCGCTCGAGAGCACGCTCACGGAACGGGTGATCGGACAGGAGCGGTGCGTGCAGGCCGTGGCGCAGGCGCTGCGTCGCGCCAAGGCCGGGCTGTCGGCGCGCGAGCGTCCGCTCGCGAGCTTCCTGTTCTTGGGCCCGTCCGGCGTCGGAAAGACGGAGCTCGCCAAGGCGATCGCGCAAAGCGCCTTCGGCGACGAGCGCTCGCTCATCCGGCTCGACATGTCGGAGTATTCGGAGGCGTTCACCATGAGCAAGCTCGTCGGTTCCCCGGCCGGCTATGTGGGGTACCGCGAAGGGGCCAAGCTCACGGACGGCGTGAAGGCACGTCCGTACGGCGTGGTGCTGTTCGACGAGATCGAGAAGGCGCACAAGGACGTGCAGAACCTCCTGCTCCAGATCTTGGAAGAGGGCGAGCTCGCGGACGCCACCGGGCGCAAGGTGAGCTTCCGCCACAGCGTGATCGTGCTCACGAGCAACGTGGGGCTCGAGCGGTTCGGCCGCTCCGGGATGGGGTTTGTAAGCGGGGAGGAAGACGCGCGCGCCACGCTCGAGGCGGACCTTAAGGCCGAGCTGAACGAGCGCTTCCGCCCGGAGCTCGTGAACCGCATCGACCGCGTATGCGTGTTCGAGCCGCTCGGGCGCGACGTGCTCGCGCGCATCGCGCTGCGCGAGCTCACCAAAGCCGTGGTGCGCGCCACCGAGCGCGGCATCGCCCTCTCGATCGGCGCTGGGGTGGCAGAGCGCCTGGCAGAGCTTTCGGATCCCAAGGTAGGCGCGCGCGACGTGCGCCGGCTCGTGCAGGAGGCTGTGGAGTCGAAGCTCGCCGACCGGCTTCTCTCCGGAAAATCCCCGAAACGCCTCACGGTGACGGTCAAAGGCCGCGACATCGCCCTCACGGAATCCCGCCGCGCCTGA